A stretch of the Enoplosus armatus isolate fEnoArm2 chromosome 13, fEnoArm2.hap1, whole genome shotgun sequence genome encodes the following:
- the LOC139294899 gene encoding collagenase 3-like, with protein MRSCSLCIVLSLAVAVRCLPVSQAAAQDETFAESYLKKFFNLTEERGPSIRRGISPVSRKLSEMQRFFGLQITGTLDADTLEMMKKPRCGVPDSNIARFSTFGNNLKWTKNSLTYRIENYTPDMSQPEVDDSIEKALQVWAKVTPLGFTRIYSGTADIMISFGSRNHGDYYPFDGPDGTLAHAFAPSSGIGGDAHFDEDETFTFRSNRGYVLFMVAAHEFGHSLGLSHSDDPGALMYPTYSYRNPDTFVLPRDDVNGIQSLYGPNPSKDPSVAVPQPPTTPDACDSTMVLDAVTTLRGEMLFFKDSFFWRSYPQSRTPQQSLITNFWPNAPINIDAAYESRHSDRIFLFKGRRVWAFAGYDPVRGYPKKLSNFGLPRGVRKIDAVLHDVESDKTLFFVGNHYFSYDEAKKTMDRGFPKRLDQTFSGLTSKVTAAFQYRGFTYLYSGPYMFEYNLRTRRLYRVLRNSYFLRCTNF; from the exons ATGAGGTCTTGCAGTCTGTGCATCGTACTAAGCCTGGCGGTAGCAGTCCGCTGCTTGCCGGTATCACAAGCTGCTGCGCAGGATGAGACTTTTGCAGAG AGCTACCTGAAGAAATTCTTCAACCtaacagaggagagaggtcCATCTATCAGACGGGGGATCAGCCCGGTGAGCAGGAAGCTGAGTGAGATGCAGCGATTCTTTGGTCTCCAGATCACAGGGACGCTGGACGCTGATACCTTAGAGATGATGAAGAAGCCCCGCTGTGGCGTTCCAGACAGCAACATAGCCCGTTTCTCCACCTTTGGTAACAACCTCAAGTGGACGAAAAACAGCCTCACCTACAG GATAGAGAACTACACACCTGACATGTCTCAGCCAGAGGTAGATGACTCCATAGAGAAAGCTCTGCAGGTTTGGGCCAAAGTCACTCCTCTGGGGTTCACAAGAATCTACAGTGGCACCGCTGACATCATGATCTCCTTTGGCAGCAGAA ACCATGGCGATTATTACCCCTTTGATGGCCCTGACGGCACCCTTGCCCACGCCTTCGCCCCATCCTCTGGCATTGGAGGAGATGCTCATTTTGATGAAGATGAGACCTTCACTTTCCGCTCAAACAGAG GCTACGTCCTCTTCATGGTGGCTGCCCATGAGTTCGGCCACTCCCTGGGCTTGTCTCACTCTGATGATCCCGGTGCTCTCATGTACCCTACGTACTCATACAGAAACCCTGACACCTTTGTTTTGCCCCGGGATGATGTCAACGGTATCCAGTCTCTCTATG gTCCAAACCCTAGTAAGGATCCCTCTGTAGCTGTACCTcagccccccaccaccccaGATGCCTGTGATTCAACCATGGTCTTGGATGCCGTCACCACCCTGCGAGGAGAGATGCTCTTCTTCAAAGACAG ctTCTTCTGGCGTAGCTACCCCCAGAGCAGGACACCTCAGCAAAGTCTCATCACAAACTTCTGGCCCAATGCCCCCATCAACATCGACGCTGCTTATGAAAGCCGACACTCAGACAGAATCTTTCTCTTTAAAG GTCGTAGAGTGTGGGCCTTCGCTGGCTATGATCCTGTGCGTGGCTATCCTAAAAAGCTTTCCAATTTTGGTCTGCCAAGAGGTGTGAGGAAAATTGATGCGGTCCTCCATGACGTGGAGTCTGACAAGACTCTGTTCTTTGTAGGCAACCATTACTTCAG TTACGATGAGGCCAAAAAGACCATGGACCGGGGATTCCCCAAGCGACTGGATCAGACCTTCTCCGGCCTGACCAGCAAGGTGACTGCAGCTTTCCAGTACAGAG GTTTTACGTACTTGTACAGTGGACCCTACATGTTTGAGTACAACCTGAGGACGAGGAGGTTGTATCGTGTGCTGAGGAACAGCTACTTCTTGCGCTGCACTAACTTCTAG